One genomic segment of Dysosmobacter sp. Marseille-Q4140 includes these proteins:
- a CDS encoding four-carbon acid sugar kinase family protein has product MVDLLIIADDFTGALDTGVQFAARGAATSVITDPSFDFAGVDAGVRVLVLDAETRHLAPERAYALVRQAAARALDAGIRCIYKKTDSALRGNVGAELAAVLDAAGADRMPFVPAFPKIRRITRDGIHFIDGVPVAQSVFGQDPFDPVRHSRVSEILGEQTAAPVIRRKAGDPGNDLPGIQVFDAASDEDLAAIGRQLGAAGVRLSAGCAGFAAVVADLLALEGAPPQIPELHAPFFVVCGSVNPVTIRQLDAAEQAGFPRHRLLPEEKLLPEWLDSAACAAAVQDLLASAKQEGRCILDSNDPPENSAAARDFAAGRGMDIEEVRIRISGTMGGVMKRLLDSGLEATLMCSGGDTLLALMRAVDVAELIPVCELATGVVLTYFVYRGKTHPIIAKSGGFGEPDLLCRLEERICTGADRKAPPHQSH; this is encoded by the coding sequence ATGGTTGACTTGCTGATTATTGCCGATGATTTTACCGGAGCGCTGGATACCGGTGTGCAGTTTGCCGCTCGCGGTGCGGCCACCAGCGTGATAACGGATCCGTCCTTTGATTTTGCCGGCGTGGATGCGGGGGTTCGGGTGCTGGTGCTGGATGCGGAAACCCGGCATCTGGCTCCTGAAAGAGCCTATGCCTTGGTCCGGCAGGCGGCAGCCCGGGCGCTGGATGCGGGGATCCGCTGCATTTACAAAAAGACAGATTCCGCCCTGCGGGGAAATGTGGGCGCCGAGCTGGCGGCGGTGCTGGACGCGGCCGGAGCAGACCGCATGCCCTTTGTCCCCGCCTTTCCCAAGATCCGCCGTATCACCCGGGACGGCATCCACTTCATTGACGGCGTACCGGTGGCGCAGAGCGTGTTCGGTCAGGATCCCTTTGATCCGGTGCGCCACTCCCGGGTATCAGAGATCCTGGGGGAGCAGACCGCTGCTCCGGTGATCCGGCGCAAAGCCGGGGATCCGGGAAACGATCTGCCCGGCATCCAGGTGTTTGACGCGGCCAGCGATGAGGATTTGGCCGCCATCGGCCGCCAGCTGGGCGCGGCGGGGGTGCGGCTGTCCGCCGGCTGCGCCGGCTTTGCGGCGGTGGTGGCGGATCTGCTGGCCCTGGAGGGGGCGCCTCCCCAGATCCCGGAACTGCACGCGCCCTTTTTTGTGGTCTGCGGCAGTGTGAACCCGGTGACTATCCGCCAGCTGGACGCGGCAGAGCAGGCGGGATTTCCCCGCCACCGGCTTTTGCCGGAGGAAAAGCTCCTGCCGGAATGGCTGGACAGTGCGGCCTGCGCCGCTGCTGTGCAGGACCTGCTGGCTTCAGCCAAACAGGAGGGCCGCTGTATCCTGGACAGCAACGATCCCCCGGAGAACAGCGCCGCGGCCCGGGACTTTGCCGCCGGGCGGGGCATGGATATTGAGGAGGTCCGGATCCGGATCTCCGGCACCATGGGGGGCGTGATGAAGCGGCTGCTGGACAGCGGCCTGGAGGCCACGCTGATGTGCTCCGGCGGCGACACCCTTCTGGCGCTGATGCGTGCCGTGGATGTGGCGGAGCTGATCCCCGTATGTGAATTGGCCACAGGCGTCGTGCTCACGTATTTTGTTTACCGTGGAAAAACCCATCCCATCATTGCCAAATCCGGCGGTTTCGGAGAGCCGGACCTGCTGTGCAGACTGGAGGAGCGGATCTGCACCGGAGCAGATCGTAAAGCACCTCCCCACCAGTCTCACTGA
- a CDS encoding PrpR N-terminal domain-containing protein, producing MDGNYRVLGIAPFEGMKSLMSALAEEYPQMDLTLLVGDLEQGLEIARSNFHGDYDVIISRGGTAKMLKQNLPLPVVEIPVSTYDLLCTLKLAGISAQAQKAAMVSFDNITANARMLCDLMGYDIDIRTVNCAEEVEPVLAALRAEHYETVLCDAVANAAAKRLGLNSFLITSGADSVRQAFERAMALCRSQARLREENLFFRELLHGQIGQTMVFEESGELFLSTLDNPSPDLLELLRRELPESQREGERRITRNLGGMLYSIRSRQISSGSGRHTAFFFVARRSPLSPSQAGIRFITRPEAEAAYCDSIFSFAASLSDLQEDIARISGSGAPVLVTGEDGTGKESVVSLLYIHGPLRRNPLISVNCSLLNDKSWTFLLEHHNSPLADEGSTLYFASIDALPGERRRQLLAALTEMDVCRRNRVIFSCVCQPGEYTSAAGSLFMDRLCCLSLFLPPLRSMAEKIPALVNRSLSHLNADLPRQLVGADPEAMALLQSFHWPHNYTQFRRVVGELAVVAAGQMISGDDVRRILRKERHMGAFSPRAENASAPLDLNRTLEQISRDVAVRVLEETGGNQTAAAKRLGISRTTLWRLLQKKD from the coding sequence ATGGACGGCAACTATCGGGTCCTGGGGATCGCTCCCTTTGAGGGGATGAAATCCCTGATGTCCGCTCTGGCAGAGGAGTACCCGCAGATGGATCTGACACTGCTTGTGGGAGATCTGGAGCAGGGGCTGGAAATCGCCCGCAGCAACTTCCATGGCGATTATGATGTGATCATCTCCCGGGGCGGCACCGCCAAAATGCTCAAGCAAAACCTGCCTTTGCCGGTCGTCGAGATCCCCGTATCCACCTATGACCTGCTGTGCACGCTGAAACTGGCGGGAATTTCCGCACAGGCCCAAAAGGCGGCCATGGTCTCCTTTGACAATATCACCGCCAACGCCCGGATGCTGTGCGATCTGATGGGCTATGACATCGACATCCGCACCGTGAACTGTGCAGAGGAGGTGGAGCCGGTGCTGGCCGCGCTGAGGGCGGAGCATTATGAGACCGTCCTCTGCGACGCCGTCGCCAACGCCGCCGCCAAGCGGCTGGGCCTGAACTCGTTTTTGATTACCTCCGGTGCCGACAGCGTGCGTCAGGCTTTTGAGCGCGCTATGGCCCTTTGCCGCAGCCAGGCCCGGCTCCGGGAGGAAAACCTCTTTTTCCGGGAACTGCTCCATGGGCAGATCGGTCAGACCATGGTTTTTGAAGAAAGCGGCGAACTTTTTCTCTCCACCCTGGACAACCCCTCTCCGGACCTGCTGGAGCTGCTGCGGCGGGAGCTGCCGGAATCCCAAAGGGAAGGAGAGCGGCGCATCACCCGGAATCTGGGCGGCATGCTGTATTCCATCCGCTCCCGGCAGATCTCCTCGGGCAGCGGCCGCCACACCGCCTTTTTCTTTGTGGCCAGACGCTCTCCGCTGTCGCCCAGTCAGGCGGGCATTCGCTTTATCACCCGTCCGGAGGCGGAGGCCGCTTACTGCGACAGCATTTTCAGCTTTGCCGCGTCCCTCAGCGATCTTCAGGAGGATATCGCCCGCATCAGCGGCAGCGGCGCCCCGGTGCTGGTCACCGGTGAGGACGGAACGGGAAAGGAGTCCGTGGTCAGCCTGCTGTACATACACGGCCCCCTGCGGCGCAATCCCCTGATATCGGTAAATTGCAGTCTGCTCAATGACAAAAGCTGGACGTTCCTGCTGGAACACCACAACTCCCCCCTGGCAGACGAGGGCTCCACCCTCTATTTTGCCAGCATTGACGCCCTGCCCGGGGAGCGGCGCCGGCAGCTGCTGGCGGCTCTCACGGAGATGGACGTATGCCGCCGCAACCGGGTCATCTTCTCCTGCGTGTGTCAGCCGGGAGAGTATACCTCCGCCGCAGGCTCATTGTTTATGGACAGGCTGTGCTGCCTGTCGCTGTTCCTTCCGCCCCTGCGGTCGATGGCCGAGAAGATCCCCGCTCTGGTCAACCGGTCTTTGAGCCATCTCAACGCAGATCTCCCCCGGCAGCTGGTAGGCGCGGACCCGGAGGCCATGGCCCTGCTGCAATCCTTTCACTGGCCGCACAATTACACCCAGTTCCGCCGGGTCGTGGGCGAGCTGGCGGTGGTTGCCGCCGGTCAGATGATCTCAGGAGATGACGTGCGCCGCATCCTCCGCAAAGAGCGGCACATGGGCGCATTTTCTCCCCGGGCGGAGAACGCCTCCGCCCCTCTGGATCTGAACCGGACGCTGGAGCAGATCAGCCGGGACGTGGCCGTGCGGGTGCTGGAGGAAACCGGCGGCAACCAGACGGCAGCCGCCAAACGGCTGGGCATCAGCCGCACGACCTTGTGGCGCCTGCTGCAAAAGAAGGACTGA